The Granulicella sp. 5B5 nucleotide sequence GCCGAGCATCATGCCCCAGACGACGCGGTGGCGGAGGAGGAAACCGAGGGTGTCGGTGGTGTGGGAGGGGATGTTGGTGGTGGCACTGGCTGGCGAGCGGTAGAAGACGTACCAGGCGATGGCGATGCCGAGTCCGGCGAGGCCGAGGAGGATGAACATGGCGCGCCAGCCGGTGTGCAGGATAAGCAGAGCGAGGATGGCCGGTGCGATGGCGAGGCCGATGGTCTGCGACATGCTCATGACGGCGGTGGCGCGGCCACGCGAGCGTGGGGAGAACCACTCGCGAGTGGCTTGAACGCCGGCGGGGTAGAAGGGGCCCTCGCCGGTGCCGAGAAGAATGCGCAGGACGATGAAGGCAGAGAAGCCGCGGACGTAACCTGTGAGGACCTGTGCGACGGACCAGAGCGTGAGGCCGAAGCCGAGGGTCTTGCGGGCCCCGAAGCGCGGCAGCAGCGTGATGAGTGGGAGCTGCGAGATGCCGTAGGCGAGCGAGAAGGCGGAGAGAAGCCAGCCCATCTGCGTGGCGGAGAGGTGCATCTCGGCGCGGACGGAGTTATTGGCGACCGAGAGCGAGGCGCGATCGAAGAAGTTGATGACGCCGGCGGTGAAGAGCAGGATGAGAGTAACGGCCTGGCGGAGTGGGGTGCCTGGATTGTTCGATGTGACGGCTTCGTTGCTCATGCGACTCCAAGGGTACTACCTGGAAGCTGCGACGAGAACGAAGCTGGAGCGGCACGCTCGATCCTGGTGGCGTCGATGGCGATGAAGCCTAGCGAAGGAGCATCTGGCTTTCGATCCACTCATATGTGCGCCGCAAGCCATCCTTCAGGCGGATCGAGGGCTCCCAATCCAGGTACTGCCTGATTTTTGTGTTGTCGCTATTGCGCCCGTTCACGCCTTTGGGTGCATTGAGGTTGTAGCGGCGCTGGAGCTTGATACCGGCAATTTCTTCTGCAATATCGACGAGCTGGTTGATCGTGACCAGCTCACTGCTGCCGAGATTGATCGGCTCCTGAATGTCGCTGTCAAGAATCGACTGGATGCCTACGGTGCAATCGTCGATGTACATGAAGCTGCGGGTCTGGTTGCCGGTTCCCCAGATCTCAATCTCATGTTTGCCGGAGAGCTTGGCCTCGATGACTTTTCGGCAGATTGCTGCGGGTGCCTTTTCGCGCCCTCCATCAAATGTGCCCAGCGGCCCATAGACGTTGTGGAAACGGGCCACGCGCGTTGTGATTCCGAAGTCCTCCTCGAAGTGACGACACATGCGTTCGCTGAAGAGCTTTTCCCAGCCGTAGCCATCCTCGGGCAGCGCAGGATAAGCGTCTTCTTCTTTGAGCGCAGTGACATTGGGGTCTTTCTGCTTTTCTCCGTTGTAAACACAGGCCGAGGAAGCATAGAAGAACCGCTTCACTCCCTTATCGCGAGCTGCCACGAGTAGATGCGTGTTCACCAGGACACTGAGCATGCAGAGAGCCTTATTGTTTTCGATGAAGCCCATGCCGCCCATATCGGCGGCGAGCTGATACACCACGTCCATCCCATCAAGCGCCTGATAGCAGGCTTCTTTTTCGCTGAGATCGAGAACCAGGTTTTCGACTCCGGGAGTGGTTTGATACCAATCCTGAACCGGCTTGATATCGACAGCCCGAATCGCTGCGAATCCCCTGTCTTTCAGATACTTCACCAGGTGCCCACCGATGAATCCACCCGCTCCACAAACAACCAGTTTCCGATCCGTTCCTGTCA carries:
- a CDS encoding MFS transporter produces the protein MSNEAVTSNNPGTPLRQAVTLILLFTAGVINFFDRASLSVANNSVRAEMHLSATQMGWLLSAFSLAYGISQLPLITLLPRFGARKTLGFGLTLWSVAQVLTGYVRGFSAFIVLRILLGTGEGPFYPAGVQATREWFSPRSRGRATAVMSMSQTIGLAIAPAILALLILHTGWRAMFILLGLAGLGIAIAWYVFYRSPASATTNIPSHTTDTLGFLLRHRVVWGMMLGWGGINYTNWLYISWVPGYLQTARHLSLANTGFLAGIPFLFGALGMFSSGALADWRTRHGASLARVHYSQILTGMVLSAASTWFVAHATSTTAAIAGISGALFMIHFAGTSGWGYVQVIGGQRYVGSLGPLQNFASFLIASAAPVITGFLLDTTHSFTLALIICSVVTLLGALSYATFGSPTLLAQAAEG
- a CDS encoding NAD-dependent epimerase/dehydratase family protein, which translates into the protein MTGTDRKLVVCGAGGFIGGHLVKYLKDRGFAAIRAVDIKPVQDWYQTTPGVENLVLDLSEKEACYQALDGMDVVYQLAADMGGMGFIENNKALCMLSVLVNTHLLVAARDKGVKRFFYASSACVYNGEKQKDPNVTALKEEDAYPALPEDGYGWEKLFSERMCRHFEEDFGITTRVARFHNVYGPLGTFDGGREKAPAAICRKVIEAKLSGKHEIEIWGTGNQTRSFMYIDDCTVGIQSILDSDIQEPINLGSSELVTINQLVDIAEEIAGIKLQRRYNLNAPKGVNGRNSDNTKIRQYLDWEPSIRLKDGLRRTYEWIESQMLLR